Part of the Psilocybe cubensis strain MGC-MH-2018 chromosome 11, whole genome shotgun sequence genome is shown below.
TGGCTTATCCACTGCCATTAGCCATGCTTATCATAGCCGGTTCGATCGCCATCGCCCGACATTTACGCTCTCCCTGGTATTTAAACCTTGTTCTTCCACGATTCGCAATTTTCAACTAAGAATACCTTCAGTGACAAGTGTCCCCAATGGCATCCTATTCCTCTGGAAGTACAGGTCCCCATGAAAACAGATCATCATTACGCTCAGATTCGGCACCCACCTTACCAGGCGAAGTTGTACCTGAAGATGTAAATGACGTCGAAGTAGTGATGGGATTCAAAAATAAAGgggaaaaggagagagagagcaggGAGGTGGACTCAAACGACGATGTGCTCTGGGTGAACTGGGATGGTCCTAGTGACCCACTCAATCCAAAAAAGTGTGTCACTACCAACTGATATCCAATTATTCACTAATAAATTTCATCAGTTGGTCgtacaaaaagaaatgggCAGCGACTATTGTTGTCTCATCATTCACATTCATATCGCCAGTTTCCTCGTCAATGGTTGCACCTGCGACAGAACAGGTGGCTCAAAAGTTTGGTATTACCAGTACCGTGCTCATAGCTATGACGACAAGTGTTTTCGTTTTGGGTTACGGTGAGTTTTAGAAACATCGAACTTTGCACTTTGGCTGATTTTTTATCAGCTGTCGGACCTCTGGTTCGTATTTTAATCAGTCGAAGACAACAATTTACTGAAATTGATTGCATGGTTATAGTTTCTGGGACCTCTGAGTGAAATCTATGGTCGTTCTCGAGTTCTTCAGTGGTCTAATCTTTTCTACCTGAGTACGCCTCTCAATTCCTTCACTTTCCAAATCTcatttttgttcttcagTTTGGAATATCGCTTGCGGCTTCGCTCAGAGTAAAAACCAACTGATAATTTTTCGCCTATTGGCTGGATTAGGCGGCAGTGCGCCACTTTCGGTGCGGTCCCCTTTGTATGCCGCAGCGTCATTCCTTACTCATGATTTATTTTTCCGCGTCATAAATAGATCGGTGGAGGCGTGCTTGGAGACATATGGCATGCTGAGGAAAGAGGAAGGGCAATCGCGATATACTCACTGGCTCCACTCCTTGGACCTGTTATTGGGCCCGTGTGTGGTGGTTGGATAGCGGAGCGTTCAACATGGAGATGGGTGTTCTGGTCAACAAGTATTGTGGATGTCCTTGTTCAGCTCTCGGGTTTGTTCTTCCTCCGCGAAAGTGCGTTATTTTAATGACAATCTCTTTCCCATTCGTTAACGCTAACACATTACTGCTATAGCTTTTGCGCCATTTATACTCGAACAAAAGGCCAAGGCTATCCGTCAGGAGATGGAGCAAGGTGCTCGGGCACATCGAGAAGTGAGGACAATATTTGAGTCAGCGGAATCGCGATCGTAAGCCTCGCTGATATCGCAATGATTGTTGAATATACTCACGCTGATACTTCTAGATGGCAGCGCATATTTGCGAAAGCATTGACTCGGCCGTTCCAGCTCTTTGCCTTCGAAACCATCGTTCAGATTTTAGGCGTATACATGGCCTTCGTGTACGGGATCTTTTATCGTATGTCCTGTACCCTGTACCCTTCGACAGAGTCGTGCTAATTGATTTTTCTGCTACAGTTTTCTTGACCACGATACCAGTCATCTTCAGGAATAACTATCATGAGGGCCCTGGGATTGGAGGACTGCACTACATCGCACTCGGACTCGGCCTATCTGGGGCATCGCAACTGAATGCAAGGTTTATGGACCGCATATATGTTCACTTCAAGAAGAGGAACAATGGTGTGGGCGAGCCTGAATTCCGTCTTCGTGAGTTGTCATGTTAATTATATTACTGCCATCAATATTTATTTACATCTTTAATATAGCAACAACCATCCCGGGTTCCTTGATTCTTCCTTTTGGGCTGCTTTTGAGCGGTTGGGCTGCTGAGAAACAGTTACATTGGGTGGCTGTCGACATTGTACGTCTTCCAGGATTCTTTTGCGTCGTACTGTGGCTAAGTAATATGTTCTCCTAAGGGTACTGCgtgtgttggtggtggtatgATACTCGTGTTCCAGGGCATTCAAACCTACGTTGTCGATACATTTACACTTCATGCAGCCTCTGGTGCGTCAGTTCATCTTTTAGGTGTTTCGTGACCTTATGATTTCTTGTTTTTAGCCCTGGCAGCGGTCTCAATGTTACGTTCGCTAGCCGGATTCGGATTCCCGTTGTTCGCCCCTGCCATGTATGCTAAACTTGGATACGGGAAAGGAAATACCATCCTAGCGGCTTTGGCCATTGTTTTAGGTTGCCCTGCGTAagttttcttctttcatctCTAAAACGTTGTAATCTCTAAACCGTCCGTCCATACGTTACAGGCCGCTTCTTCTTTGGAAATACGGCAAACGAATTCGCATGAGTAGCAGATATGCCTCAAAACAGACACATCCGCGATCGCCACCCATCTCAGCCGGTCCAACTCTGGAAGCTCCCCAACACGACCACAACCATAACGAAAAGAAGAGTGCTGTTTAAGACGGCGTATACCTGTTAGGTCTGCCTCGAGGCTTTTGCGTAATGACCTCCCATGACTATGACgagaagaagacaaagacgaACAATTTTATCCATGATTTTGCGATTACGACCATGCTTTTCCGGTTTCTTTCTTGCATTTTTCTTACTTTAGGTTGTCATAATCACTTTTAGCATTGCTTTTCGAGTCTTTCATCCCCCACGGACTTACCATGGTGTATTTCACATAGAGGCGGATGATAATTATCGCAAAAGGTGTATCTATAGTTCTTGCATGTATTTTAGTGACTTATCGAGGCAGATCAACAGCCGCCTCTAATGTTATTGTAACAGCATTATCATTAACGGCGACATGTAATTGTACAGCATACCTGTGGCGTGGAACTGTGAGGGATATTTTAATCGTCAATTCTGGGAAATATTTGGCACATGCAAACTATCGGCCGATGGCACCCTGTAGAATACAGTCAGTGTGTTGCTTTGAAGGTCATTTCGCTGCTCCGAGAGTGACTTTATCGTGTATCCGCGCACTCGAAGCCACCATTAGGTGGGCACGCGATCGGAAACGGCAACAAATTTCTTCGATTACATCGTCGTGTGGGTTACACATGCGTGCAGAATCGACTTCTGGCTGAGCCAGACTGGGTCTCACATCCACACGTTTTATTAACCGTTTATCCAGGGAATCATTGCAGTGAGTCATTTCTGATATGCTGATAAATGAGCCGACTTATAAAAACGGGATGCAGGCTACTTAAAATCCAAACGTCGCCCGCGGTGTCTATATTTGCAGTTCAAGTTACTCAGTACGGTCCAGTAGGAATCCTCCCTTGTACTTGATTGCGACTTGGTACTAGGCCGCCAACATACTCGACAAAATGCCCTCAGATGGCTGTTCCAATGCCGATACAGTATCATCAAGCAGGCCTCCTAAAACTGTTGGAACCAGGACTGTTAAAGCTGCTGACGCCCCGACAGGCGAGCACGGAAGTGCTTCCGAGAATGACGCAAAGTACCTTGAAAATGGAGATAAGGAACAGACAGAGGAGGATATGGTCATTGTTGACTGGGATGGACCCTCCGATACTTCAAACCCGAAAAAGTACGCTCCTTCACTTGGATTTGGGGCGTTTCTGACAAAGACCAAAAATTCAGTTGGCCATACCGCACGAAATGGGTGGCGACGCTCGTCGTGTCATCGTTCACCTTCATATCACCTGTCTCGTCGGCAATGATTGCACCTGCAAGCGACCAGGTAGCCCATGACTTTGGAATAACGAACGATGTGCTTATAGCTATGACGACAAGCGTCTTCCTGCTGGGTTATGGTGAGCATTTCCTTCGATCTATTTTTAGCTTATTTTAGGGGCcaattgattttgattttgattttgctcTTCGCCTAGCTGCCGGTCCTCTAGTGAGTATTCTGTGTATTGTTGGGTGCTTCAATGCGCAAGACATAACTTATGGACTTTCCACAGTTTATCGGACCTCTAAGTGAGATTTTTGGACGCATTCGAGTCCTGCAGTCGTCCTACCTATTTTATCTAGGTAACAACATCAGTCAACTTTTCACTGGGAGATTAAACTTCTGACATGCTTTCTTCATATATCCATTTACGAAGCTTGGAACACCGGATGTGGCTTCGCAAAAAATGCAACCCAGTTGCTTCTGTTCAGATTCCTAGCTGGAGTGGGGGGAGGTGCACCTCTGGCGGTGGGttgttgacaatttgacCTTATGATTACCCCCTTCACTAATTTGCACTTCTGTTTCTAGATTGGGGGAGGGGTTCTTGGAGATATCTGGCTCTCGGAAGAGAGGGGTAAAGCAATTGCGGTATACTCACTTGCTCCCTTGCTTGGACCAGCAATAGGACCAGTTTGTGGAGGCTGGTCTGTAGGCGTACCCTATTGACTTATTTAGCTATTCTGACGATATTTGGACTACTAGGATTGCTGAGCGATCGACATGGCGGTGGGTATTTTGGTCTACGAGCTTGGTTGATGTCATAGTACAAGTTACAGGGTTGTTCTATCTTCGAGAATGTACGTCTTTCTCTAATATGACTTTCCAATTGGTCGTTGTTAATGCAAAAATCATAGCTTATGCGCCAGTTCTACTCGAGCGCAAAGCGGATCAGATACGAAAACGCATGGATATAGAACGTGAGCCCCAGAGGCTGGTGCGGACAGTTTTCGATTCTGCTGGAGACTCACGGACGTAAGAATGTACATGCAATGAACCACTGAATATTGTCAAACTTATGTCCTCAAGGTggaaaaatatattcaaGAAGGCTTTAACACGACCCTTCCAGCTATTTGCCTTCGAGAACATCGTCCAGATTCTTGGAATATACATGGCATTTGTTTATGGCATATTCTACAGTACGTTGGCAGGCATTTTGATCCTATCAATCACTCATCGTGTCTTGCATTTGCATAGTATTCCTTACCAGTGCACCTATCATTTTCAGTACCATATACAATGAAGGTCCTGGAAAAACAGGATTACATTATATCGCATTAGGCCTAGGATTATGGCTATCGTCACAAGCAAGTGCACGCTACATTGATCGCATCTACATACacttcaaaaacaaaaataacGGTGTCGGAGAACCCGAATTTCGTCTTCCGACAATCATCCTTGGATCAATGCTTTTTCCTTTTGGCCTGTTGCTGAGTGGTTGGGCGGCTCAGCATAAATTACATTGGATTGTTGTTGATATCGTGCGCCAATCTCGATTATTCTAAGGAATTGTAAGTTAAATCTCAGCGAACATCTTACTAGGGCAACATGTTTGTCGGTGCAGGGTCAAACCTTGTTTTCCAAGGCGTGCAAACCTACGTTGTTGACACATTCACCTTGTATGCAGCGTCTGGTAAGCTTGTTAAGGTCCTTTCATAAACGGTAAAGTTGTAACATCGCGTCTTTTTTAGCTCTAGCAGCCGTGAACACCCTTCGTTCATTGGCAGGTTTTGGATTCCCACTGTTTGCTCCCGCCATGTATGCGAAGTTGGGTTATGGTAAAGGAGACACGCTTTTGGCTTGTTTATCTATCGCAATTGGCTGCCCCGCGTAAGTCCGGACCATTATTTCCAAAATGATGTCGAGACTGAACATACAAAAAGGCCTATTCTTCTGTGGTATTATGGGAAAAGGATCAGAATGGGCAGTCAGTTTGCAGCTAAACAGAAGCTTGTGGCTCACTCTCCATCATCTGGTCCCACTATGGACGACTCTACTGCAAGTCAAACTTGCCACAGTCGagttgaaaagaatgaaaaatAAAGGCCTATAACAATTATTATCATCTTACTGTAGGGGCATCAAGCTCCTGCGAAGATTCCATGTCGAGTTGGTGAGAAATATAATTGGTATCGTGAGCTTTAGGTGAAGGAGGTGTGATAGAAGCGGGCATTGATTGAGGATCGACCCCATTCACATATGAATTGGGAAGGAGAGTGGTTTGCAATTGAGGAGAAGTGAATTCTACCGGCGGCAGGAGCTGGGGCTGATTCTGATGCTGCGGTGAGGTATGTTGGTTGGCAGGTGGACGATAAAAAGCTTCTGGCTGGGGTGGAATCTGCGGAAGAGCATGCTGGGTCATGTCCTGCTGTGCCATAGGAGCATGATCATCTTGACTGTACGAAGTTCCGTTCTCCTGAGCCTCCATCGCGGCAAAAATTCTCGGTTTCCCTCTTAGGGGGGCGGAAGTCGTCTGGACGCTCGGAGATTTCTGCAGCATGACCGGCGTGGGTTGCTGCACGGGAACCTGGGTATTATTAAAAGGTTGCGTCATGGGCACTTGAGATTGGGACGGTGGGTAAAACCCGGGAGGGTGAACACGCACCGAACCCATATGTTGGTGCTTGCTTGGGGAAGTTTGGAAATTTGCTGGTTGCGCAGCACCGGGAGGCAGAGGCGGCGAAACTGACCGTGAATTAGACTGCTGGTGTGTCCGTGGCTTGATTTCACCGGAGTCGTAATTATTGAACATTGACGGCGTTCCATTTGCAACTGAAATTAGCTGAGGCGTGGAAAAGTCCTTGTAGGAAGAGGGTAACACTTCAGCATCCAAATAGCTATATGCGACGCCCATGTCTGGGataggaggaggtggtagaGGAGGACTAGGAGGCTGAGGTTTACTGATAATAGGACGTGGGATGGGGGGTTGAGGTTTCGAATCACTTTGCATATAAACACTCTGATGACATGACGGAACGGTGGTGTTCAGAAAAAAGACCTGGTGATATCGATTTTCGGACGTTGTAGGGTGCTTCAACTATCAAACTTGTTTTATTTCGGTGAACGATATTCGAAAATTAGTGAACGAGATCTAACAACTGTTTTCAGCTTGGAATTTGGGCAGTGGATTTGCACAAACTAAAGGCCAACTTATTGGATTTCGATTTATGTCTGGCATAGGAGGAAGTGCCCCGTTATCCGTGAGCCTCGTAGATAAGTTTTTCTGCCAATATAAATCCTTTTTTAGGTTGGCGGTGGAGTCCTTGGAGATATGTGGGCGCCTGAAGAAAGAGGGAGAGCGATTGCTATATATTCCCTAGCTCCGCTCCTCGGGCCCGTCCTAGGACCTGTTTGTGGAGGATGGTCAGTGATTGCGTATGGGATGTGAATCAATCTGACGTTATGTGATTTAGGATTGCCGAGCGTTCGACATGGAGATGGGTGTTTTGGTCGACGAGCATTGCTGACCTTGTCATCCAAGGAATCGGACTGATATACCTACGTGAAAGTATGCATCAGTCGGCTTCGCACAGACATGAAATTAAGACATATAATTCTCAGCATTTGCCCCTTGGCTTCTCGACAGAAAGGCCGACAAGTTACGGAAGACCTTTGACCCAGAAAAATGCCAGTACAAGGAGATACGCACGGTTTATGATTTAAATAATGACCGCTCGTACGCTGTATCCATTTTATATTTTTCAGTTAATTCAGCTGACAAACTTCAAACAGATGGAAAGTTATTTTTCGTAAAGCCCTGACTCGTCCTTTTTCCCTGTTTACCAGCGAACCTATCATACAACTTATTGGGATATACATGGCGTTTGTATACGGAATATTCTATCGTGCGTCAAGTTCCCTCTTGCGCACACAGATAATATAACACCCAGTCAGTATTCTTGACCACGATTCCTTCCATATTTAGAGAGATCTATCACCAGACATCAGGAATAGCTGGACTGAACTACATCGCTCTGGGCATCGGTTTGACTGTAACCTCACAAATAAATGCCAGAGTGTTGGATCGCGTATACAAGCACTTTAAATCCAGGAATGGAGGTGTTGGTGAACCTGAGTTTAGACTTCGTAAGTTTTGACCTTTTTCTGGAGTAACCAAGCGGACTCCGTCCCTAAATTAGTGTTGCAGCATCACTGTTTCCTGGTACGATAATTCTTCCTTTTGGGCTTTTCTTGGCCGGATGGTCCGCACAGCACAGGCTCCATTGGATTGCCACGGACATTGGCATCGCGTGCGTTGGCTCAGGAATGGTCCTCGTATTCCAAGCGCTGCAGACCTATGTCATCGACTCATTCACTCTGTATGCTGCATCTGGTAGGAGCCTCTGTGATTTATCATCATTTTCCAACAGTCAATTAATTTTTACCGGCGCAGCTCTTGCGGCGGTGTCATTTCTGAGGTCATTAGCAGGATTTGGTTTCCCCCTTTTTGCTCCAGCAATGTACCGAAGACTAGGGTACGGGAAGGGCGACACGATCTTGGCCTGTCTTGCAATCGGCTTAGGCTGTCCTGCGTGAGCACCTTGGCTTCGTTATGGCTTGTTACTCCATGCcaatttttggatttgaaataGACCATGCCTGCTGTGGATATACGGCAAGAGAATTAGGGCGAACAGTAAATATGCTCGCAAATCGAAAAATCGTCAACAACGTATGGCGAAAGCCAGTGCTGCCGCCGCAGAAATAATGAGAAGGCACTTTGATGGGGAGCATGAGACTTCTTCGAGACCACCCTGACCCTCCGCGCGATGAGGCTAGTACAGGTGAATGAATTTTCGATACTCATCACAGGAGTTACTGCATCGTCCAGATTAGATAAGACTCTGCGATCCATGACATCGCAAATTTGCTAGGGGTATGTCTCTAGACCAATAATAGCATTCAGTGAAGTCTCGTACATCTTTAATACAAGATTCAATCTTAGTCTTTACCGAATTTTCACACACACGTACTGCGTCGAGACTTGCACAAATTCCGGAATATTTCGTCAAGTTTCTTGGAAGCTTCTAGAGTCGCCTGCAAGGCTGCCATATATAGTAAATGAGTCTGGGAAAATTGAGTTTGATCTTGTGAACGCGTCTGGGACGCGTGATTCGAATGATATCTAGCTCTCTTGATCCTGAACTCAACCTACCATGCCCGACTCTCCGGAAACTCCTGACGCTACACACCCCCTCAATGCAGAAGAGCTTGAACCTGGGCTGCTGTACGCCGTGCTGACCTATCGGGGTGAGCTCGCATCCTGGAATTGGGCATTCTTCGTGCCCAATCCCGCAGTGTCGCCGATCGGTGCTGCTGGGACGATGTTCCATGTCGTGGACACGGATTCGGTGGGTTTATGGAAGTTTGAGGTAGAGAAGCAGGGTGTCATATCCTCTCCGCTGGTAGTAGCCATCATGCGCCTGGCTGATGTCGGATTCTTGGGAGGTTACGACGATGTCGTGGGCAAGGACAGTCTGCTGCCGATGTTCAAGACGGTGGCTATTCCGACCCAGGCTTCGACCGAATTCAGTTCCAGGACATGGTTCCTTGAAGCGATCTGCGTGTTACACGATTGCGGAGTCGTGCAATGCGACGATGCTTGGCTgctagagagagagataaggCGATGTGCGTTTACGGCCATGGACAAGTATTTGGAGAATAAAGGTATGGTTTATCTGAATTCACATCATTGCATGCACACAAGTGACAATTTGGCATGTAGGCTGGACCGCTTATAGAGCTGAGCACTGCTCTTAACCAATGTATTCTGTATAAATTTTCGTTTTTATTGCTTTTTGGGTAGGTCTTCCTCATAGCTGTTGACGTCGAGCAGATGTTTCAATCTTCTCTCCCAGGCTTGCAGACCATTGCGTGACTTACAGTCATTAACAAAAAACATACCCCTGCTCTGCCCTGCTTAAACCTTTGGCACATGTCGAGAAAACACGCCCTCGCAAAATGTTATGAGCCAGCGAGACAAAGACTCAATGCATTAGATCTCAGAGGGTGGGGTATGGGGTCGCACGCGTACACGGTCGcatttttttgggttggTTATCAGATCATTGCGGTTGTATATAGATCTTGGGACGATCGTTTGAAGGGTTCAAGTTTTTCGGAGAAATGTAGGATATAGTATATCAGATATATCTAATTATCGTCATTTTTTGCTGTCTTCATCCAATACGCTCAGCTTCTGATCTTTATTTGCTTACAGGAGCTTGCAAACGAATCAGAAAGCCCAACGAATCGTTACAGTTTGACAGCTAAAATCACGTGCTGAGTCCAAATTTTAATGACGACGGTGACGAACTGGTGACGTCGGTCGCGGATCATGAAGTTGGACTATTTTTAGATTTGATGAGTCGTAGAAGAACTGCTTGCAGATGAGTTTGCAAAAAAGCGGAGAGCGGATTCTCTATTGGCTGTCTGGCATGGATTTACCCAGATATCCTGAATAGATTTCCTGCTGGTAGGAATATTTATGAAATGAAATTTTCTGTATCCCTATTATTTATTGTAGAGCGCACTGACAAAGGAGTATGTGCCAATGTGTGCTTTTCATCATTGAAAGCTGATGCGACTATCAAGAACTGTAAATACCTTTACTAACACCCGGCAGACGGTCAAAATTTTCTACAACTTGAAAGGTTCTCGGCAAACAAAAAGAATAAAATGCTGTTGGTTTTGATTGTAACCCAATTGCGACGGTTTTCGAATGGAGCAAGACGTTCCGTTCCTATGTTAACCCCGTAGATAAGATGCATGTTAGATGCAAATGATGACATGGTCACCAGTGGGCGCTTATAGTGGCCATCAGCCTCATTGCCAGAGTGCTTCCTGAGAACAGACCGCAGTTGATCGTATGAAAATTGATCGTGACGGGCGCTGGATACATGGACAGCAATTGGATGGATTGAGTATAAGAAAACATAGATCAGTTGGTGGAAAGAGAGTTTCTTGGAGACGGAACTCCGCAGAAACCAACACGATGCCAAAAGAT
Proteins encoded:
- a CDS encoding Efflux pump vrtL translates to MASYSSGSTGPHENRSSLRSDSAPTLPGEVVPEDVNDVEVVMGFKNKGEKERESREVDSNDDVLWVNWDGPSDPLNPKNWSYKKKWAATIVVSSFTFISPVSSSMVAPATEQVAQKFGITSTVLIAMTTSVFVLGYAVGPLFLGPLSEIYGRSRVLQWSNLFYLIWNIACGFAQSKNQLIIFRLLAGLGGSAPLSIGGGVLGDIWHAEERGRAIAIYSLAPLLGPVIGPVCGGWIAERSTWRWVFWSTSIVDVLVQLSGLFFLRETFAPFILEQKAKAIRQEMEQGARAHREVRTIFESAESRSWQRIFAKALTRPFQLFAFETIVQILGVYMAFVYGIFYLFLTTIPVIFRNNYHEGPGIGGLHYIALGLGLSGASQLNARFMDRIYVHFKKRNNGVGEPEFRLPTTIPGSLILPFGLLLSGWAAEKQLHWVAVDIGTACVGGGMILVFQGIQTYVVDTFTLHAASALAAVSMLRSLAGFGFPLFAPAMYAKLGYGKGNTILAALAIVLGCPAPLLLWKYGKRIRMSSRYASKQTHPRSPPISAGPTLEAPQHDHNHNEKKSAV
- a CDS encoding Efflux pump vrtL → MPSDGCSNADTVSSSRPPKTVGTRTVKAADAPTGEHGSASENDAKYLENGDKEQTEEDMVIVDWDGPSDTSNPKNWPYRTKWVATLVVSSFTFISPVSSAMIAPASDQVAHDFGITNDVLIAMTTSVFLLGYAWNTGCGFAKNATQLLLFRFLAGVGGGAPLAIGGGVLGDIWLSEERGKAIAVYSLAPLLGPAIGPVCGGWIAERSTWRWVFWSTSLVDVIVQVTGLFYLRESYAPVLLERKADQIRKRMDIEREPQRLVRTVFDSAGDSRT